In the bacterium genome, one interval contains:
- a CDS encoding CapA family protein, giving the protein MLRRTAEIGKREPATVPCRAVPCRRSASFQLAAIVFVLLLLSGCAPRPAPTVTLALAGDVMLGRDVRRVCATQGNDYPFANVAPVFRQADLGFCNLESPLTDRPIRFPRVNALVGTGGMVDALGQACISVVNLANNHAVDAERVGLADTCRRLEGRGFAVCGAGQTLQQAEAGTVVTRPGVRVGFIGYSNFPYLNFVPDPQSWSILMLSEENLRRTVPPLARRCDVVVVSFHWGQEGVREPSDWERHMAHLAVDLGATIVVGHHAHVRGPIDRYGKGLIAYCLGNLIFDDKSYGGNEGYILTCRASRGGVEDYALTPTVVRRCQAIQGGVSAQPTGTPPP; this is encoded by the coding sequence ATGCTGAGGCGGACGGCGGAGATCGGGAAGCGGGAACCGGCCACCGTGCCGTGTCGCGCCGTGCCGTGCCGTAGGAGCGCCAGCTTCCAGCTGGCAGCCATTGTCTTCGTCTTGCTCCTACTGTCCGGCTGCGCCCCCCGCCCCGCGCCGACGGTGACCCTCGCCCTCGCCGGCGATGTGATGCTCGGGCGCGATGTGCGCCGCGTGTGCGCGACGCAGGGCAATGACTACCCCTTCGCGAACGTGGCCCCGGTCTTCCGCCAGGCCGATCTGGGCTTCTGCAATCTCGAGTCCCCCCTGACCGACCGCCCGATCCGCTTCCCTCGCGTCAACGCGCTCGTGGGCACGGGAGGCATGGTAGACGCTCTGGGACAGGCCTGCATCAGCGTCGTCAACCTCGCCAACAACCACGCCGTGGACGCCGAGCGGGTGGGGCTGGCGGACACCTGCCGGCGGCTGGAGGGGCGCGGGTTCGCCGTCTGCGGGGCGGGCCAGACGCTGCAGCAGGCCGAGGCGGGGACGGTCGTGACCCGCCCCGGCGTGCGCGTCGGCTTCATCGGCTACAGCAACTTCCCCTACCTCAACTTCGTGCCCGACCCACAGAGCTGGAGCATCCTGATGCTCAGCGAGGAGAACCTGCGGCGCACGGTCCCCCCGCTGGCGCGGCGGTGTGATGTCGTGGTCGTGTCGTTCCACTGGGGCCAGGAGGGCGTGCGGGAGCCCAGCGACTGGGAGCGGCACATGGCGCACCTGGCCGTGGACCTCGGCGCCACGATCGTCGTCGGCCACCATGCCCACGTACGCGGGCCTATCGACCGCTACGGCAAGGGCCTGATCGCCTACTGCCTGGGCAACCTGATCTTTGATGACAAGAGCTACGGCGGCAACGAGGGATACATACTGACGTGCAGGGCGAGCCGTGGCGGCGTCGAAGACTACGCCCTGACGCCGACCGTCGTGCGTCGATGCCAGGCGATCCAGGGCGGGGTGTCGGCGCAGCCGACAGGGACCCCGCCCCCATGA